The Manis javanica isolate MJ-LG chromosome 14, MJ_LKY, whole genome shotgun sequence genomic interval TGTGTGAATAAATTTGGCAAGTGTGGGAGATACTCAAGTTGgtaaaaataaagttgagtaaAAATTTGCTAATTTGTTCTCCACTGATTTTCAGCATGGGCAGTGTAACTGCCAGTGTTTACTTAAAATTGTTTATGAAGAAACTGCCCAATAAATTAGTAATTCTTAGAGGGGCTTCAAGGAATTACCTAGGTGGCCTggtccaatggaacagactaattGGAAGGTCAGTCTGGGTCAGTGTCCAGCTTTAACTAGACCCTCCTCTGCTCCCAAACCAGCTGGCTCCTAGCACCTGCTTGGTACTCTTTGGTTTGAGGTCTGGTACTAATCTCCTCACCCCTTATTCCCTACTTTCTTTTATCATCCACTTtgttcattcttcatttctgtgtaTCTTTCAGACTGTCTGATGTGGTGCCTTAATTATGGAGAATAGAGGGTACTTGTTCTTATTATAGGGCCTGTGACATATGTTTTCCTACTATGTTAATATTTAAGTTACAGCatgtctataaaagaaaaaagtcctgATTAGCTAATATTACCATTTTACTAATGGGAAGAATAACTGAGGCTGAAAGATGTTAAATAATCTGCCCACAGGTCACAGAGCTGATTCACTAGCAGAACTGAGCTTCTGCCTGGATGTTTTGACTCTGGAGCTTATACCACTACTCTGTGTTATGTAGAGGTGCAGTAGTGCTGCTCGCGTCATATTGCTTCCGAATTGTCAGGCCCTAACTGTGAGCTTCCTCTTGTGCTTGTTAGGTCAGAGAGTGCATGCACCAGCTCACCAAAGTCACTGCTTACCCTCAGTTGAACCTTGTATGAGGGATGGAGGTAGGCATTCTGGAGAGTTTGAAATTTCTTCTGTCAGGTATATTGACACAGTGTACTTTGTCCATGAATTAGAATTTTCTGGTCTGATCCGTTTTGGCAGTTAGGAACTTAAAATAGGAGGATAATTGTCATGGGTGGTTCCACATATAATGGAAAGCAACTCAGCAGAACAGGAATGTCCCCAACCGTGCCCTGTAAAGAGAGAGAGGTCAGAAATAACTACAAGCAAATAGTTTGAATATCAGAAACTTCTGTAGGTCACTTGAAGCTgatcctttttcatttatttccattcattCTGATAAGGTATTTGTGTGAGCAAGCCCGCTGTTAATTCAGGTTTTCTGACTGACTTCTCTTGTAGCCTTTCTACCAGGTTTGGCACTGTAGCTGTTCCTAACATCTTGTTATTTCAAGGAGCTAAACCAATGGCTAGATTTAATCATACAGACCGAACACTGGAAACGCtgaaaatcttcatttttaaccAGACAGGTATGTTGGAATACTAGAGAATTGAAGACAACTTTTTATTGCTGGGGGTATATGCCTTCTGTAGGTTCTGATTTGCTGTTACCCTTAAGTGAAGGATTCAAGCTTGGCTTTCAGATGGAAAACGTCTTTTCTAATGAACTGTTAATGATCCTGTTAAATGTCTCTCAGTCAGTGGCAAGCTTAAGATGAAAAGGTAATTTTAATATGATTATAGATACCTTAAAaaaacagctttgttgagatataattcacatactgtgccccagtaggtacatttttacatatttttttttcatttttcatttaagtaTAATACTTACACAAAAGTATGCATTAATCATTAGCGTACTGGGTAATGAATCTTCCCAAAGTGAACAACTTAGTTAACCAGATCCAGAAGGGAGCATTACCAGCTCTGTTTCCTACTGCTCCCGCCCACAAGGATAACCAGCATGCTGACTCCTGACATCATAGACTAGTGTTAGCTGTTTTTGAGCTTTGTATTAATGGAGACATACAACACggattcttttgtgtctggcttagtTCATGCACCACTGTTTGCGGGGTTCATCTGCATTGCTGTGTATGGTTGCGgttgttcatttttgttgctgaatagtgttccatttatccatccatttgcGGATgctattttaattctttaatatttgcCAAAACATAtggccttttcattctgttaaagttttttttttaattgaagaatagttgatatataatcttatattggtttcaagtatacagtggttcagtagttacccacattattaaatccttactcccactagtgcaattactgtccctcaacatagaaagatgtcacagaatcattagctatattccccatgctgtactactatccatgtgaccaacttatattatgattgggaatttttgtgctgctttatccccctcaccttccctacctccctatccacccaccccaaccactcctccctggtaaccaccagtcgtTTCTCATTGGCCAtaaatctactgctattttgttcattttgttttgttttaatattccacaaattaagtaaaatcatatggtatttgtctttctctgcttagcttatttcacttagcataatactctctaggtccatctatcttgtcacaaatggcaaaattcatttcttttttatggccgaataatattccattatgtgtatgtacctcattttctttatccactcatctattgatggtcacttaggttgcttccatttcttggctattgtaaataatgtggtgataaacataggggtgcatttattttttccaatcagggattttttttcttagggtaaattcctagaagtggagttactgggtcatatgatatttctattttaagtttcgtgaggaacctccatactgctttcaacagtggctgtaccaatttacattcccactaacagtgtaggggggttcccatttctccacatcctcgccaacacttgttatttcttgtcttttagatagtaggcattctgactggtgtgaggtgatacctcattgtggttttgatttgcaattgATTATTAGTGATgcaaagcatcttttcatgtgcctgtttaaGCAGTGTATATTGAAGAAATTCCCTCCATTGGAAAAGTTCATTCCTCAAAACCTGAATGCTGCAATCTGGAGCACCTCTCTTCTCCTGAAGTATCTTCACTGGAAATAAATACAAGTTTTGACATACCTTCTATCTATATTAGGTTGCATGTAATTACTTATATCTAACATTAAGGAAGAAATTGCTGAATTACTTCATAGGAATAAAAGGCTTATTGCCAGGGGGTTAGCTATTTCAAATCTTGTACCAGACCCCTGATTGTCATTCAGATTGatagggagagagggaggcatTGGATTCAGTGCTCTAAGAAAACCAGGAACACAAATGAAAGCTAGAGTCACAGCATCTTCAGTCATCATGGATCCCAGTAGTGGTTAGTTGTTCTAACAATTCTTCcagtaaattatttaaaagcatttgaACTTGCATTATTTAATCTGTGAAAAAGTACTATCGACTCCTGAAAGTAGCATTACTAGTAACTTGTTGAATTTTGGTcccaaaagagaacaaaacacaaCTCTTACAATGCACTGACTTAAGACCCTCTGCTAAGTTCACAGAAATTCTAGTTTTAGCTTTGAACAGCTGAATGGATTCCTGTGCCTTTGATGTGGTAGGGAGAAAGGCCAAGTTACAATCACACTGACAGGCAAGTGAAACCCATCCCAGATAGGCTAGTGGTGGTGTTTATTTTAAGACTACTTATCATTTTGCATACCATGCACAACAGTTCAGAAAGATCTGTAGCAGGTGTGTTTTCTATCTGATTGGAaacaatttatttctctttcaggtaTAGAAGCCAAGAAAAATGTGGTGGTCACTCAAGCTGACCAAATAGGCCCTCTTCCCAGCACTTTGATTAAAAGTGTGGACTGGTTGCTTGTATTctccttattctttttaattagtTTTGTTATGTATGCTACCATCCGAACTGAGAGTATTCGGTGGCTGATTCCAGGACAAGAGCCAGAACATGCAGAGTAGCGGCAGACTGAAAGAAGGTGGAAAGAGGAACGTCAGTCCTTCATTTCAAAAATTAGTGCTGCTGTTGCCTACGTTTTCTTCAGCGAAACGCTGACTGTCACATTAAAAGAATCATGCATTTGTTGAGCAATGGAATGTGTAAAAAAGTTAACTGGTATTTTAACTAGTATTttaataagcaaatgcaaaaatattcaatagaaCTTACCATTCTTGTTTTTACTGCTTAAACATAATCCAGTATTTTAAAGGAGTAAATCCAGTTTGAAATATGAAGATGTATTTGGGTTGGAGTAGTGAGTAGAATGACTATGTACTTAATATACAGAGGTAGAAATGGGGTCTGAAGATTATACAGTTTTAGAAAACTCTTGATTCCTTATATCTGTCTAAGAAGGTTGGTTTTCTGTTCCTTGCAATTTTGCCCTGTGTCCAGAAGCAGGAAAGTGTTCTAATACGGGAAGAATAACTAGAATTGGTGTGACCTTACAAGGTGCACCTGATGGGAAATGAAAGAGTCAAGTACTTTGGTGTTCGTGATCTCTGATTTCACTGAAAGAATGTGAAGGGGTCTAAGAAGTTGTTTCTGGGTAAGGCAGATGTAAGAAGTAAATGTTATCGTAACTAAACCTTAATATCAATTCTGGGCTAAAGCATAAACTTACATTTTAGTCATAGTTCTCTAGCCAACCTTGAAATGTCCTCAGCACTTTGCTAGGCTTAGTGAGagccaaaaaatatataaatcactgCTTTTTCTCACAAGTTGATGCTAGTGTAGTTTAGGACATATGTAGAAAAGAGACAACATGTAATTTATTCAAACATTTTGAAAAGCTATTTCTTAAAGATCCCTTAAATTCAGAAATACGACATCAGACTACAGAATGATAAATTACTTTTATACTGAttgtttccattcattcatttcataagGTATCCTAAATTCAATGGAAATAGAATCTCAGATGAGTCTCCTTCTCAGAGTGTTGTTTCAGACAGGAGTTTACAATTTTATGGGTCATGTTATGGACAGCTAGGGCTGGGGTAGTCACTGGCAGGAGGGAACAATGGCTCCAAacagtactattattatttctgttttacaaatgagcaaaccgaggcatagagatgtaaagtACCTTGCCCAGATTACATACAAGGTAAGTTAGTACAGCTGGGATTTGGGCCTtctcatgtatgtgtatgtaaggaaatatatattagaaatataaggaaaaaaactgtCTAGTAATTCTGTAACAACATTAGAATATTACTAcgtgtgtgccaggtactgttttaaATATCTACTTACTGTTTCATTTACTGGTACAGTGGTCCTGTGAGATGGCTACTGTCACTAAATATCCTCATCTcacagaagagcaaatgaggctgCAAATAACATGCTGTTGGTCAAGCAGCTGCCAGTGGTGGGACCCAGCTTCAAACCTAAGCATGTCTCCAGAGTCAGGATGGTGCCCTGCTCTGCCTCTATGTCATGGCCAGGTGACCGTGATAAGCATTTCCCTCTAGTCTTTCTCCTGTATGTTTACAGTCATTATATAGCTATAATTCAGCACCTCCCGCTTTTTTTGCTTAACAAAGGTAAGTATTTCACTGTTGAGAATTGTTTTCCTAACCATGGCTACATAAAAGGCTTTTGAACAGAGTCAGCATTACTTACCGAAGGGTCTTCTTTTGCTGGATTTATTTATGGTTGTATATAGTCTCATTTCTTTGGGAGCAGATTTGCAGAGTGGGGGTTACCTTATCAAAGATACAGGAATTTTCATGCCTGAGAAAAAGTACATGGGGTTCCCACAGCCCTGGAGGGGAGGTTCAAGTGTAGAGAGGGTCAGCTGGGGAGCACTGGTGCTGAGGGAATGGGAAGtagaagagggaaggaagcagtCCAAGACCCACTCAGCCACCAAGCCAAGCATGGTGTCTGTTGAGCACACCACCCTGCACAAGTAACCAGTGCTGGTGCAGGTGGGGTTGGGTGAGGGGCCTGGACAGGGCACATGACACAAGACTTCAATTTCATGGAAGATAGCAAAGATCATCACAGGGCCAGCCACCAAGGACAGAAGTGCGAACACTTCTGCCCACTACTTCTTGGTGTTAGAGTCACCAAGGAACATTTTTACACAGAAGAAACAGAGTAAATGAGCTCCAGTAGTGTGCCGCAGGCCCTCAAGGCTAGTGGGCACGCTGCAACAGCCAAAGGCCTATGAGTGCCCCTGTAGTGCCCCAGCAGAAggacctctcctcccctcccatgGAATCTGAAACAGTGAAAAGGTGGGGGGCGTGCCCCAGGGCCACTGACATACATGCTTAAGCAAAACAAAGGAGCACACGTTGAGTTTGAAACAGGGAAGGATGTTCTCACACAAGGGGGTAAGCCTGGCACAGGCGGTGTGGCCTCTATATTTTGGTCAGGAAGTGTTCCAAGCCTAAGGCCCATCCTTGTGTGGCTGAGTAGGGCTTGAAGAGACTGAGCAGGAGGCTGCCTTTCCCGACATTGTCCATTACACAGGACATGCCTGGTAAATCTTCGCTAAGGGACTTAGATCCTACTACTTGGAGAGCTACCTGTGAGGAGGGCATTTACTGCCCCTATTGATGGACGTGAGTTCCCCGCCCTACCAGCATCCTGCTGCTGCTCCTTTCCAGACTTGAGCTGAGATGCCGCAGTTACAGGGGATTTAGGGAAGGAAATGATGAGGGGTCTCTAGCTTGTTACCTCACACAGCAGTTCATTTTTCAGTTGTCACTGTAATGAGCAAGTTTGTAGAACATATTTTTCACGATCATACACACTCAGTGTAAGTATTGGAAATACAACCTTCAATTCCACCCCTAGTCTCCGACCACATGAGGTTTCAGGCAAAGGAGACCACGGTGTCATATTAAGTGCCTTGAGACCAGTGACATTTGATTAGGCTCTCCATTGAGATTCCTTCTCTGACTTTTTGTCAAGTGGGCAAAAATGAAGTTGGGTTGGGCTGTAAGTCTCAACTTTAGGttattttaaggcaaaaaggcttttttcccccaagtCTGTCCATATGGGAAATAAAACCATCTGCTGGCAAGAGCTAAACTGAACTTAAATGGactgtcattctttttttaaagtattgttaataCACAATcttgtgttggtttcaaatgtacatcatgtGGTACAACAGTACCCCTGATCAACTtctattgtgattgtgaattattgtggctggactctcattttttaaaaaaaattaaaaatatcctcTGCAAAATCGGTTATGTTACTAATTTGCTTAAACTGTttagtagaaaaaaatgacacaagTGAATAGGTGACCCTTGAAAAAGGTGGAGGTTAAGAGGGAACACCCTCTTGAAAATCCACATACAATTTTTGACCCTCTCTGTTGACccaaagccttactgataacagcTGATTAACACAtaatttgtatatgtattatatactgtattcttataataaagtaagctaagaAAAGACAATGTTTTTTCAAACACAAATCTccaagttttccaatatatttattgaaaaaagtcaaCGGATAAGTGGGTCAAGGCACTTCAAAACTTTTTTTCAAGAGTCAATTGTATACCAAAAACCAGTTCACTTTAAAGGTTGAGTTTTacggtatgtgaattatatctcataaAGAAagggccaaaaaaagaaaaaatatataaataaatacatacctttcTCCAAAAAAAGGATATAAGAGAAAATCGAAATCTGTCCACATTATCTCTGGAGTGCCTGAGTGCCGCACCCGTGCTGCTTGTTAGCACTATTCGCCGGTTTTTTCAGATACTCCTATGCAAGCAAAACCAGACGAGCCCGCCTGCCCGAGGCCTTGGCAGCTAGGTGAAGGCAGCACAGCTGCAGTCGAacccccggcccccggcccccggGCTGCATCACTGGTTCACTGCCCTCGCAGCGCGCGCACAGGTGTGGTGCCCAGCGCCCGCCGCGGTCCGTCTCTGCCCCTGCCCGCGACATCCTCCCACCAGCGCAGACAGTGCGCCCCCGCGGCCCGAGAGGGAGCCCGGCACGGCTACACCCTCCGCGAGCACGCGGCAACCCGAGAGGAGCCCGGGGTCCCGGCGGCCGGCCTCTCCCTCGCCCAGGCCGGAAGCCCGGCCCGTGGGGTGACTCGGAAGGAAGGGGTGCCGAGCGGGGACTGGAGGCGCGGGGGCCTGCGGGGGCCAGCCGCGCCGCGTCCCGCCCGCTGCCGGCAGCGGAGGCGGCCGCCCGTGGAGCTCCTGGGGCCTTCCGGGGACGAGCTTtgcggcccggcccggcccaggGCTGGGAGCCGCCCGCACGGCCTCGGCTCCGGGCCGGCTCCGCGGAGAGGCGCCCGCGGCGGAGCGCGGCGGGCAGGCAGCGCGGCGGGCAGCCCTCCGGCGGGCGGCGATGGCGGCCGCACTGGGGTCGCGGGCGGCGACGCGGCTCCTGTTCGCGGCGCTGCGGGGCCGCGGCCCGGGCGTGGAGGCCATGGTGAGTGCTGGAGGCCCGCGGTGCGGGAGGAGGCCCCGTGGGCCCGGCTGAGGGGCCGCGGGACTTGGCTTCGCCAAGTTTGGGCACCGGGCAGCATCTTCGTTTGCTCTTGGCTTAAAAACTCCGTCGTGGTCTAAGAAATGGCCAACCGGAAGACAAACGAGGacgatttttttaaaaagtgaatatgaAACGTAGTTGTAAAAATACTTGATGCTCAGGCTCACCTGATGGGACTAAAGGCGCGCGGTGCTGGTGGGTTCCCCAGACGGTACGCGCGGCTGGAGCGGGGCTGTCCGTCACGGCGCGCGCGCGGTTACCCGGGGGCCTGGATGTTAGGTTAACTCATTTGTCTTGgagttaattttttgagaaattaataataaatatggtGACACATCATTTTCCTCTTCCTAGGGGCGTTCCAAGTCCGTTTCTTTCGAGATGATTGATTATATTGGGATAATTTGAGGGACAATTTTAACACGCAGTACCACCTAGTGGGGAAATGTTGCATTAAACCCACCACTTCATTTTCTTAAGTTGTGTGTTGAGCTCATTGGGCAGTttgaaattctttaaaagaagaaatttaaaatagcttGATGATGGAGTAAAATGAGCGCCCCGCTTCGTGTCCATTAAGGTGAGAACGCGAGCTGAGTGCCCACTGCCGCCCAGGCGTGTCCCAAGGCACCTCTCTACCCAAAATGTTGGTCACTAAAATTACCGGGTTTGGGAGGAATGAATAAACCGACAAGATTTGAGTAGCTGCCATGTGCTAGGTTCTTTGCTGGGTGGCTTTACATGAAAGATCTCTAAGCCCTTCAAAAAGTCTTGGCAGGTAGATACTGTAACACCTGCGCTATAGACGTGAGCATACTGCAATTCAGAGTAGCTAAGTGATTTGTTTAGGATCCCACAGCTCAGAGTAACAAAGGTAGGTCCTGAGTCAAGTTTACTCTTTGCAGACCTGTGCTTTTCCCTGACCCTTTCCCCAGCtgccacagaaaaaaattaaacccacCACAAAGGGTTGTGCAGAGGTTGTGTCCCAAAGGGGACCATCTGATAATGCAGATGGAGTGGCTGCCTTTCAAGTCCCTGTACCTGGTCGGTCATCTGTGGTGAGCACATTGCCTCACTGCGGATGTGGATGACGGAGAATGTAGAGGGAAATAGCTCAGTGTGTTCCACGCACGCCAGGTGACTGCTGCCTTACCCACAGCTTgattcatattttctttgcagCAACTCAAAGTGGACACAGATAATTCTGTTTCTTTAACAAAATACTGTGAGttgacttaaaatatttaagtgttcagtaagaATTCTGGATTATTTCCTATGGTGGGTTCTTGTGGACATTTTTCAGAACAATCATTGTAAAACCAAGGAATAGATATTTTGGTTCTTAACAATAAGTGGTTTTCATAACAAGcctttaaatgtctttatttaaCTAAGGGGtgttttcattcttctcttttggttgctgtgggcagggtagCTGGCCTAGCAAGGAAGAGAAACTACAGAATTGGTTCATTGGcctccttttttcctcttcataGAATAGGTTGTCCTAAAGTAAATTTATTTACTTTGCCCTTTAATTACATAATGCCAGTTATGAATGGTGTTAGGGTTTCTTAAGGAGGAATGAGTTGTAGTTTGGAGTAGTTGGAGGATCCAGCTCAGTCCCCAGTTACCCTTTGATGAAGAGCCCTCACATTAGCTTAGTCTCTCTGGGTGACAGTCCTTCCCTCCGCTAAGCCTACAGTAACCCTGCAAATAGGTGAGGCAGGAGGTGTTGGTAGGCATTCAATGTAGAATGAGAACACAGCTCTTCTGACTTCTACTAcgtatctttttctctctctgaccatCATGTTTAGAGTTCTGTTAGTTAAAAACCAAGTAGCATGGGAACTGTGGGCCTGTTAACCAACAGAGCCCTGGATTTGTGAGTTTCATTGCCAGGGTGCATAGGAACAAGGTGGGCAGGGCACCCAAGTGCTTTGGCCTGGGCAGTGCTCTTGCTAGAATGTGGAGGGAGCTTATCTTGCTGGTGCTCTGAGGAGACACTCCACTAAGGTGAGGGCTTTTTACCTCTAGTCCAGATGGTCTGTGGACCCCCAGGAAGCTATTATACAGAACTCTGTGTAAATGTGCATTTTTTTGCACCCCCCCCCCTCCAGAGGACTGGTTTTTTATCACATCTGACAGGGGATAGTGAACCCAAAATGGTTACGACCTATGTGAATAAGCAGTGAGGGCTGCTTAGCTAGTGTGGGACCATCCAAAGGACAGTAGAGAAGGACTTTAGAGCCCTGAGTTCTAATCTGGGTCCTGCCAATGGACTTGGAGGGCTTCCTTGGGTGGGTGTGATTACCTCAACTTCCTACGTCCTGAAATTGGTAATGGTCATTAGTAAGATGAACACTGGTAATAGAGACACAGAATTGTGAAGTCTGAGGCAGCAGTAAGAGGGCTGCTGGACAATATACCATCCAGGCAGCCTATTTTGTATAGAGCTAGCCTTGTTTGTGTCTGTTTCTTGAGAGTGAAGGACAAAGATGGAACAAAGATGGTTAGAAATTGTTGcccttaatatttttttctacatctCTGCGTAAGGTGAAGAGCTATAAGCTTATTTGAGATTAAACCTCTACATTTCAGATATTAAATGTGTTCTTTTCCTAGTCAGCAGATGCCCACTGGTTGACAGCAGAGGAGAGGAGCCAAGTTATACTTGACCTTAAAGCAGCAGGATGGTCGGAATCAAATGAGAGAGATGCCATCTACAAAGAGTTCTCCTTCAAAAATTTTAATCAGGTAATTATGATGTATTCTTGCTAGTCCCATGGTCCGTTTTTGTCACCTTAGGCTGTAAGTCATTCTAATAGTACTGGTTGTCTGGTCCCATGAGGAGTTAGGGTCCAAATCCTCTCTTAAGAATTCAGTGATGGTTACTCTCCATCCTTTTTCATAGCTGCCACCACCCGACTGGGTTTTGATTCTCATTTCGAGAGGGAGGGGTGGTTTTTATCATTTGGAAAATCAAATTCTGAAACTACTATTCCTTTGATTTGGTGTTGGTTAGGGTTTTTAGt includes:
- the PCBD2 gene encoding pterin-4-alpha-carbinolamine dehydratase 2 isoform X5, which produces MAAALGSRAATRLLFAALRGRGPGVEAMSADAHWLTAEERSQVILDLKAAGWSESNERDAIYKEFSFKNFNQAFGFMSRVALQAEKMNHHPEWFNVYNKVQITLTSHDCGGLTKKDVKLAKFIEKAAASV